Proteins found in one Macaca nemestrina isolate mMacNem1 chromosome 4, mMacNem.hap1, whole genome shotgun sequence genomic segment:
- the LOC105471256 gene encoding taste receptor type 2 member 38 — protein MLTLTHICTVSYEVRSTFLFISVLEFAVGFLTNAFISLVNFWDVVKRQPLSNSDCVLLCLSISRLFLHGLLFLSAIQLTHFQKLSEPLNHSYQAILMLWMIANQANLWLAACLSLLYCSKLIRFSHTFLICLASWVSRKISQMLLGIILCSCICTVLCVWCFFGRLHFTVTTVLFMNNNTRLNWQIKDLNLFYSFLFCYLWSVPPFLLFLVSSGMLTVSLGRHMRTMKVYTRDSRDPSLEAHIKALKSLISFFCFFVISSCAAFISVPLLILWHDKIGVMVCVGIMAACPSGHAAILISGNAKLRRAVTTILLWAQSSLKVRADHMADSRTLC, from the coding sequence ATGTTAACTCTAACTCACATCTGCACTGTGTCCTATGAAGTCAGGAgcacatttctgttcatttcaGTCCTGGAGTTTGCAGTGGGGTTTCTGACCAACGCCTTCATTTCCTTGGTGAATTTTTGGGACGTAGTGAAGAGGCAGCCACTGAGCAACAGTGATTGTGTGCTTCTGTGTCTCAGCATCAGCCGGCTTTTCCTGCATGGACTGCTCTTCCTGAGTGCTATCCAGCTTACCCACTTCCAGAAGTTGAGTGAACCACTGAACCACAGCTACCAAGCCATCCTCATGCTATGGATGATTGCAAACCAAGCCAACCTCTGGCTtgccgcctgcctcagcctgctctACTGCTCCAAGCTCATCCGTTTCTCTCACACCTTCCTGATCTGCTTGGCAAGCTGGGTCTCCAGGAAGATATCCCAGATGCTCCTGGGTATTATTCTTTGCTCCTGCATCTGCACTGTCCTCTGTGTTTGGTGCTTTTTTGGCAGACTTCACTTCACAGTCACAACTGTGCTATTCATGAATAACAATACAAGGCTCAACTGGCAGATTAAAGATCTCAacttattttattcctttctcttctgctATCTGTGGTCTGTCCCTCCTTTCCTAttgtttctggtttcttctgGGATGCTGACTGTCTCCCTGGGAAGGCACATGAGGACAATGAAGGTCTATACCAGAGACTCTCGTGACCCCAGCCTGGAGGCCCACATTAAAGCCCTCAAGTCTCTTATCtcctttttctgcttctttgtgaTATCATCCTGTGCCGCCTTCATCTCAGTGCCCCTACTTATTCTGTGGCATGACAAAATAGGGGTGATGGTTTGTGTTGGGATAATGGCAGCTTGTCCTTCTGGGCATGCAGCcatcctgatctcaggcaatgcCAAGTTGAGGAGAGCTGTGACAACCATTCTGCTCTGGGCTCAGAGCAGCCTGAAGGTAAGAGCCGACCACATGGCAGATTCCAGGACACTGTGCTGA